A genome region from Trichosurus vulpecula isolate mTriVul1 chromosome 5, mTriVul1.pri, whole genome shotgun sequence includes the following:
- the LOC118849887 gene encoding thymidine phosphorylase isoform X3, with product MAATDQTRPDSSLQKPRSIPELIRKKRDGDRLEEAEIRSFVQGLTEGTIQEAQIGAMLMAIRLQGMDLGETEILARALAESGQQLRWPEAWGPLLVDKHSTGGVGDKVSLVLAPALAACGCKVPMISGRGLGHTGGTLDKLEAIPGFSVVQSPKQMRELLEHVGCCIVGQSQELVPADGVLYAIRDVTATVDSLPLITASILSKKAVEQLSTLVVDVKFGEAAIFPSQERARELAQALVGVGARLGIRVAAALTAMDSPLGCCVGHGLEVEEALRCLEGGGPPDLRDLITQLGGSLLWLNRQAPTLAQGAALVGATLDNGSALGRFQAMLEAQGVAPDLAQALCSGSPAQRQGLLPTAPTKEELRTASEGEENPNTKVWLTPAPCRHRGEDPGTAPGPGSP from the exons ATGGCAGCAACAGACCAGACAAGGCCAG ACTCCAGCCTCCAGAAGCCTAGATCCATCCCGGAGCTGATCAGGAAGAAGCGAGATGGAGATCGCCTAGAGGAGGCAGAGATTCGGAGCTTTGTTCAAGGGTTGACAGAGGGGACCATACAGGAAGCACAGATAG GCGCCATGCTGATGGCTATCCGACTGCAAGGCATGGACCTGGGTGAAACAGAAATTCTGGCCCGAGCACTGGCTGAGTCTGGGCAGCAGCTTCGGTGGCCTGAGGCCTGGGGACCACTGCTGGTAGACAAGCATTCGACAGGAGGCGTGGGGGACAAAGTCAGCCTGGTCTTGGCACCTGCTCTGGCTGCCTGCGGCTGCAAG GTGCCAATGATCAGTGGTCGGGGACTTGGGCACACCGGAGGCACGTTGGACAAGCTGGAAGCCATCCCAGGCTTCTCAGTGGTACAAAGTCCCAAGCAG ATGCGGGAGCTGCTCGAGCATGTAGGCTGCTGCATTGTAGGGCAGAGTCAGGAGCTGGTCCCTGCAGATGGAGTCCTTTATGCCATTCGGGATGTGACTGCCACAGTGGACAGCCTCCCCCTCATCACAG CCTCCATCCTTAGTAAGAAGGCTGTGGAGCAACTCTCGACCCTGGTGGTGGATGTGAAATTTGGGGAAGCAGCCATCTTCCCAAGCCAAGAAAGAGCTCGAGAGCTGGCCCAGGCCCTG GTGGGAGTGGGGGCCCGCTTGGGGATCCGGGTGGCAGCTGCACTGACTGCCATGGACAGTCCTCTGGGCTGCTGTGTGGGCCATGGGCTCGAAGTAGAGGAGGCCTTACGGTGCCTGGAGGGAGGTGGTCCCCCGGACTTACGGGACCTCATCACCCAGCTAG GAGGATCCCTGCTCTGGCTGAATAGACAAGCCCCAACCTTGGCCCAGGGGGCAGCCCTGGTGGGAGCCACACTGGACAATGGCTCTGCCCTGGGCCGGTTCCAGGCCATGCTGGAGGCCCAGGGGGTGGCCCCTGATCTGGCCCAAGCGCTGTGCTCAGGATCTCCTGCCCAGCGCCAAGGCCTGCTCCCCACAGCCCCCACCAAGGAGGAGCTGAGGACAGCTTCAGAGGGTGAGGAGAACCCCAATACCAAGGTCTGGCTCACCCCTGCCCCCTGCAG GCACCGTGGAGAAGATCCAGGCACTGCCCCTGGCCCAGGTTCTCCATGA
- the LOC118849887 gene encoding thymidine phosphorylase isoform X2 has product MAATDQTRPDSSLQKPRSIPELIRKKRDGDRLEEAEIRSFVQGLTEGTIQEAQIGAMLMAIRLQGMDLGETEILARALAESGQQLRWPEAWGPLLVDKHSTGGVGDKVSLVLAPALAACGCKVPMISGRGLGHTGGTLDKLEAIPGFSVVQSPKQMRELLEHVGCCIVGQSQELVPADGVLYAIRDVTATVDSLPLITASILSKKAVEQLSTLVVDVKFGEAAIFPSQERARELAQALVGVGARLGIRVAAALTAMDSPLGCCVGHGLEVEEALRCLEGGGPPDLRDLITQLGGSLLWLNRQAPTLAQGAALVGATLDNGSALGRFQAMLEAQGVAPDLAQALCSGSPAQRQGLLPTAPTKEELRTASEGTVEKIQALPLAQVLHELGAGRNKAGEPLYHDVGLELLVSIGQRVSAGAQA; this is encoded by the exons ATGGCAGCAACAGACCAGACAAGGCCAG ACTCCAGCCTCCAGAAGCCTAGATCCATCCCGGAGCTGATCAGGAAGAAGCGAGATGGAGATCGCCTAGAGGAGGCAGAGATTCGGAGCTTTGTTCAAGGGTTGACAGAGGGGACCATACAGGAAGCACAGATAG GCGCCATGCTGATGGCTATCCGACTGCAAGGCATGGACCTGGGTGAAACAGAAATTCTGGCCCGAGCACTGGCTGAGTCTGGGCAGCAGCTTCGGTGGCCTGAGGCCTGGGGACCACTGCTGGTAGACAAGCATTCGACAGGAGGCGTGGGGGACAAAGTCAGCCTGGTCTTGGCACCTGCTCTGGCTGCCTGCGGCTGCAAG GTGCCAATGATCAGTGGTCGGGGACTTGGGCACACCGGAGGCACGTTGGACAAGCTGGAAGCCATCCCAGGCTTCTCAGTGGTACAAAGTCCCAAGCAG ATGCGGGAGCTGCTCGAGCATGTAGGCTGCTGCATTGTAGGGCAGAGTCAGGAGCTGGTCCCTGCAGATGGAGTCCTTTATGCCATTCGGGATGTGACTGCCACAGTGGACAGCCTCCCCCTCATCACAG CCTCCATCCTTAGTAAGAAGGCTGTGGAGCAACTCTCGACCCTGGTGGTGGATGTGAAATTTGGGGAAGCAGCCATCTTCCCAAGCCAAGAAAGAGCTCGAGAGCTGGCCCAGGCCCTG GTGGGAGTGGGGGCCCGCTTGGGGATCCGGGTGGCAGCTGCACTGACTGCCATGGACAGTCCTCTGGGCTGCTGTGTGGGCCATGGGCTCGAAGTAGAGGAGGCCTTACGGTGCCTGGAGGGAGGTGGTCCCCCGGACTTACGGGACCTCATCACCCAGCTAG GAGGATCCCTGCTCTGGCTGAATAGACAAGCCCCAACCTTGGCCCAGGGGGCAGCCCTGGTGGGAGCCACACTGGACAATGGCTCTGCCCTGGGCCGGTTCCAGGCCATGCTGGAGGCCCAGGGGGTGGCCCCTGATCTGGCCCAAGCGCTGTGCTCAGGATCTCCTGCCCAGCGCCAAGGCCTGCTCCCCACAGCCCCCACCAAGGAGGAGCTGAGGACAGCTTCAGAGG GCACCGTGGAGAAGATCCAGGCACTGCCCCTGGCCCAGGTTCTCCATGAGCTGGGGGCGGGCCGGAACAAAGCAGGAGAGCCCCTCTACCATGATGTGGGGCTGGAGCTCCTAGTGAGCATAGGACAAAGAGTCAGTGCAG